A genomic region of Rhizomicrobium sp. contains the following coding sequences:
- a CDS encoding N-formylglutamate amidohydrolase, translating into MTGPQTAKTGEGGDDLAALYAEPFRLHRPFRQTVPFVFASPHSGRTYPASFVAMSRLNPTNLRRSEDAFVDELFCGAVALGAPMIAARFPRAFLDANRAPAEIDSAMFEGALPVAVDLPSPRVAAGLGVIPRIVRDGAEIYRTKLAPRDAEERLARLYRPYHAALAQLVEETRARFGVAVVIDCHSMPSAAAIPDVVLGDRYGMAAAPVVTRAAELAFEAQGFSHARNAPYAGGYTTHLHGRRDRDVHALQVEINRALYLDEERVAKGPHFELVHARLTEVLTRLVALEPAVLAPRLAAE; encoded by the coding sequence ATGACAGGCCCGCAAACGGCGAAGACAGGCGAAGGCGGCGACGACCTGGCCGCGCTCTATGCCGAACCGTTCCGCCTGCACCGGCCGTTCCGCCAGACCGTTCCCTTCGTCTTCGCCTCGCCCCATTCGGGCCGGACCTATCCGGCCAGCTTCGTCGCCATGAGCCGGCTGAACCCGACCAATCTGCGCCGCTCCGAGGACGCTTTCGTCGACGAATTGTTCTGCGGCGCGGTGGCGCTGGGGGCGCCGATGATCGCGGCACGCTTTCCCCGCGCCTTCCTGGACGCCAACCGGGCGCCGGCCGAGATCGACAGCGCGATGTTCGAGGGTGCCCTGCCGGTGGCGGTCGATTTGCCGAGCCCACGGGTGGCGGCGGGCCTTGGCGTGATCCCGCGCATCGTGCGCGACGGGGCGGAGATTTATCGCACCAAACTGGCCCCGCGCGACGCGGAGGAACGCCTGGCGCGGCTTTACCGGCCCTATCACGCGGCGCTGGCCCAGCTTGTCGAGGAGACCCGCGCCCGGTTCGGGGTCGCGGTGGTGATCGACTGCCACTCCATGCCCTCGGCCGCGGCCATTCCGGACGTCGTGCTGGGCGATCGCTACGGCATGGCGGCGGCGCCGGTGGTCACGCGCGCGGCCGAGCTGGCATTCGAGGCGCAAGGCTTCAGCCATGCCCGCAACGCACCCTATGCCGGCGGCTACACCACCCATCTGCACGGACGGCGCGACCGCGACGTGCACGCGCTGCAGGTGGAGATCAACCGGGCGCTCTATCTCGACGAGGAGCGCGTCGCGAAGGGGCCGCATTTCGAGCTGGTCCATGCGCGGCTGACCGAAGTGCTCACGCGGCTGGTGGCGCTCGAACCCGCCGTCCTGGCGCCCCGCCTCGCCGCCGAATAA
- a CDS encoding UDP-2,3-diacylglucosamine diphosphatase produces the protein MARISWLVPPPVAPRPPRSRNSAGPVRPARHHRTVFISDVHLGTRGCKAELLLDFLQKNSSQTLYLIGDIVDGWQLKRRWFWPESHSEVVHEILRKVDEGTRVIFVPGNHDEFLRGFCGRNYAGIEVVRETIHETGDGKRLLVLHGDQFDGVIEFAKWLAHLGSWAYDQALRVNEVLHGIRRALGLPYWSLSNWLKHAVKDAVEYVCRFEEVVARAAASRGLDGVVCGHIHQAAMRQIGDVLYLNDGDWVESCTALVEDANGHLEIVRWAAPVSAQASRATATGEAAPVPA, from the coding sequence ATGGCCCGTATCTCCTGGCTGGTCCCGCCGCCAGTGGCACCCAGGCCTCCCCGCTCCCGCAATTCCGCCGGTCCCGTCCGACCGGCCCGCCATCACCGCACCGTCTTCATCTCCGACGTCCATCTGGGCACGCGCGGCTGCAAGGCGGAGCTGCTGCTGGACTTCCTGCAGAAGAACAGCAGCCAGACGCTCTATCTGATCGGCGACATCGTCGACGGCTGGCAGCTCAAGCGGCGCTGGTTCTGGCCGGAGAGCCATAGCGAGGTCGTGCACGAGATCCTGCGCAAGGTCGACGAGGGCACCCGCGTGATCTTCGTGCCCGGCAACCACGACGAATTCCTGCGCGGCTTCTGCGGCCGCAACTACGCCGGCATCGAGGTGGTGCGCGAGACCATCCACGAGACCGGCGACGGCAAGCGCCTCTTGGTGCTGCACGGCGACCAGTTCGACGGCGTCATCGAGTTCGCCAAATGGCTCGCCCATCTGGGGTCCTGGGCCTATGACCAGGCGCTTCGGGTCAACGAGGTGCTCCACGGCATCCGCCGCGCCCTCGGCCTGCCCTATTGGTCGCTGTCGAACTGGCTGAAGCACGCCGTCAAGGACGCCGTGGAATATGTCTGCCGCTTCGAGGAAGTGGTCGCCCGGGCGGCCGCCAGTCGCGGGCTGGACGGGGTGGTCTGCGGCCATATCCACCAGGCCGCCATGCGCCAGATCGGCGACGTCCTCTACCTCAACGATGGAGACTGGGTTGAAAGCTGCACAGCCCTTGTCGAAGATGCCAACGGACATCTGGAGATCGTTCGTTGGGCCGCTCCTGTTTCAGCCCAGGCCTCTCGCGCCACGGCAACCGGCGAAGCCGCGCCTGTACCCGCGTAG
- a CDS encoding glycosyltransferase family 1 protein, whose translation MRPLGRFPVPGKEQLKILIVTDAWKPQVNGVVTTLEMLGRELSSMGHEVRYATPQGRFSVPLPTYPEIRLAIFPRKGLEKIIREFAPDAVHIATEGTMGLSARAICIEHGIEFTTAFHTRYPEYVHARFPFISEAWVWRWERWFHARGVATMARTPAMKRELEAHGFKNVRLWEGGVDIERFRPIPDATLPFPKPIFLYVGRVSIEKNIEAFLKLDLPGTKVVVGPGPAREALAKKYPEVKFLGPKSGEDLVRAYAASDVNVFPSLTDTFGLVMLEALACGTPVASFPREVMLDVVGNCPAAALDEDLGAACRRALTLPRDQARPFVLSHSAGASTRQFLANLQVEQPVDATLP comes from the coding sequence GTGAGGCCGCTCGGCCGCTTTCCCGTGCCCGGCAAGGAACAGCTCAAAATTCTCATCGTGACCGATGCGTGGAAGCCGCAGGTGAACGGCGTGGTGACGACGCTGGAGATGCTCGGCCGCGAGCTGTCGTCGATGGGTCACGAAGTGCGCTATGCGACGCCGCAGGGGCGCTTCAGCGTACCGCTCCCGACCTATCCCGAGATCCGCCTCGCGATCTTTCCGCGCAAGGGGCTGGAGAAGATCATCCGCGAATTCGCGCCCGACGCGGTGCACATCGCGACCGAGGGCACGATGGGGCTGAGCGCGCGCGCCATCTGCATCGAGCACGGCATCGAGTTCACCACCGCGTTTCACACCCGCTATCCCGAATACGTTCACGCCCGCTTTCCCTTCATTTCCGAAGCCTGGGTGTGGCGGTGGGAGCGCTGGTTCCACGCCAGGGGCGTCGCCACGATGGCGCGCACCCCGGCGATGAAGCGCGAACTCGAAGCGCATGGCTTCAAGAACGTGCGGCTGTGGGAAGGCGGGGTCGACATCGAGCGCTTCCGCCCGATCCCGGACGCCACCCTGCCCTTCCCCAAGCCGATCTTCCTCTATGTCGGCCGCGTCTCGATCGAGAAGAACATCGAAGCCTTCCTCAAGCTCGATCTGCCCGGCACCAAGGTCGTGGTCGGGCCCGGCCCGGCGCGCGAGGCGCTGGCAAAGAAATACCCGGAGGTGAAATTCCTCGGCCCCAAATCCGGCGAGGACCTGGTGCGGGCCTACGCGGCCAGCGACGTGAACGTCTTTCCCAGCCTGACCGACACCTTCGGCCTTGTCATGCTCGAAGCGCTGGCCTGCGGCACGCCGGTGGCCAGCTTCCCGCGCGAGGTCATGCTGGACGTGGTGGGCAATTGCCCGGCCGCCGCCCTGGACGAGGATCTGGGCGCGGCCTGCCGCCGGGCCCTGACCCTGCCCCGCGACCAGGCGCGGCCCTTTGTCCTCAGCCATTCGGCCGGGGCGTCGACGCGCCAATTCCTGGCCAATCTGCAGGTCGAGCAGCCGGTGGACGCGACCCTGCCCTGA
- a CDS encoding glycosyltransferase family 2 protein: MTDLQKTDGRIAVLLPCYNEEAAIGATVRAFRAALPLAQVYVYDNNSKDRTAEVAREAGAIVRNEHRQGKGNVMRRMFADVEADIYVLADGDDTYDAAQAPELIAKLVTEELDLVTGRRVHTEAAAYRAGHVWGNRMLTGLTALMFGIELKDMLSGYRVMSRRFVKSFPFTAAGFAIETELTVHAVRLLMPMAEVDTPYKERPAGSASKLNTYRDGFRILFTIAHLVREERPLFFFGAIAAILAVIAGIFGWSLLIEFIETSKVPRLPTALLATGLMVIAFLCLMSGLILDTVTRGRWEAKRMAYLAFRGPQERRNS; encoded by the coding sequence ATGACCGACCTGCAAAAGACCGATGGCCGCATCGCCGTCCTCCTGCCCTGCTACAACGAGGAGGCGGCGATCGGCGCCACGGTGCGCGCCTTCCGCGCCGCGCTGCCGCTGGCGCAGGTCTATGTCTACGACAACAATTCGAAGGACCGCACCGCGGAGGTGGCGCGCGAGGCCGGCGCCATCGTGCGCAACGAGCATCGCCAGGGCAAGGGCAACGTCATGCGCCGGATGTTCGCCGACGTGGAGGCCGACATCTATGTGCTGGCCGACGGCGACGACACCTATGACGCCGCGCAGGCGCCCGAACTGATCGCCAAGCTCGTCACCGAGGAACTCGACCTGGTGACCGGCCGCCGCGTCCACACCGAGGCCGCGGCCTATCGCGCCGGACATGTCTGGGGCAACCGGATGCTGACCGGGCTGACCGCGCTGATGTTCGGGATCGAGCTCAAGGACATGCTGAGCGGCTATCGCGTCATGTCGCGGCGTTTTGTGAAGTCGTTCCCCTTCACCGCCGCCGGCTTCGCCATCGAGACCGAACTGACCGTGCACGCGGTGCGGCTCCTGATGCCGATGGCGGAGGTCGACACGCCCTACAAGGAGAGGCCGGCCGGATCGGCGAGCAAGCTGAACACCTATCGCGACGGCTTCCGCATCCTCTTCACCATCGCCCACCTCGTGCGCGAGGAGCGGCCGCTGTTCTTCTTCGGCGCCATCGCGGCGATCCTCGCCGTGATAGCCGGCATATTCGGCTGGTCGCTGTTGATCGAATTCATCGAGACCTCAAAGGTGCCGCGCCTGCCGACCGCGCTGCTGGCGACCGGACTGATGGTGATCGCCTTCCTGTGCCTGATGAGCGGGCTGATCCTGGACACGGTCACGCGCGGGCGCTGGGAAGCCAAGCGCATGGCCTATCTGGCGTTTCGCGGGCCGCAGGAGCGGCGCAACTCGTGA
- a CDS encoding GtrA family protein has product MTFDQRLRALLRSRFLRFGAVGGAGFLVDEAVLTLMHYAVGLDRYSARAISIFCAATFTWWGNRNLTFAEHAATGGVGEMAREWFKFMLANGLGAAVNYAAYSVLVGFAPAPLSNPLLATAIGVGVGLVFNFTLSKRFVFRAD; this is encoded by the coding sequence GTGACGTTCGACCAGCGCCTGCGCGCGCTGCTGCGCTCGCGCTTCCTGCGCTTCGGCGCGGTGGGCGGCGCGGGATTCCTGGTCGACGAGGCCGTGCTGACCCTGATGCACTACGCGGTCGGGCTCGACCGCTACAGCGCCCGCGCCATCTCGATCTTCTGCGCCGCGACCTTCACCTGGTGGGGCAACCGCAACCTCACCTTCGCCGAGCACGCCGCGACCGGCGGGGTGGGCGAGATGGCGCGCGAATGGTTCAAGTTCATGCTGGCGAACGGCCTGGGCGCCGCCGTCAACTACGCGGCCTATTCGGTCCTGGTCGGCTTCGCGCCGGCGCCGCTGTCCAACCCGCTGCTGGCGACCGCCATCGGGGTCGGCGTCGGGCTGGTGTTCAATTTCACGCTGTCGAAGCGGTTCGTGTTCCGGGCCGATTAG
- the modC gene encoding molybdenum ABC transporter ATP-binding protein, which yields MSVEVSLRHAFPGFALDVAFALPRSGVTALFGASGAGKSTIVAAIAGTFRPREGRIVIADREVLDTAKGIFVPPQRRRAGMVFQDARLFPHMSVRDNLLFGWRRAEAKADAGEIDRVIALLGLEALLDRRPRMLSGGEKSRVALGRALLSSPQILLLDEPLAALDAQRRSEILPYLERLRDDAKLPMLYVSHSLDEVARLADDIVVVKDGRTVLQGSVFDILTGLELPALAGSPPVGAVIAATVSAHRDDGLTALAFDGGTLFVSRLSDPLGTRLRLRVRAEEIMLALEEPRGISANNVLAAQVAALAENGLQADIQLLCGPTRLIARITSASARRLALAPGKPVFAIVKSVTVDASGAHRAPLPP from the coding sequence ATGAGCGTCGAGGTCTCGCTGCGCCACGCCTTTCCCGGTTTCGCGCTCGACGTCGCTTTCGCGCTGCCGCGCTCCGGCGTCACCGCACTGTTCGGCGCGTCCGGCGCGGGCAAGTCGACCATCGTCGCCGCCATCGCCGGCACCTTCCGCCCGCGCGAAGGGCGCATCGTCATCGCGGACCGCGAAGTGCTCGACACCGCGAAGGGCATCTTCGTGCCGCCGCAGCGCCGCCGTGCTGGCATGGTGTTCCAGGACGCGCGGCTTTTTCCCCATATGAGCGTGCGCGACAATCTGCTGTTCGGCTGGCGCCGCGCCGAGGCGAAGGCCGATGCTGGCGAGATCGACCGCGTCATCGCTCTGCTCGGCCTCGAAGCGTTGCTGGATCGCCGTCCCCGCATGCTGTCGGGCGGCGAAAAGAGCCGCGTTGCGCTCGGCCGCGCGCTGCTGTCCTCGCCGCAAATCCTTCTGCTCGACGAACCGCTGGCCGCGCTCGACGCCCAGCGCCGCTCCGAAATCCTTCCCTATCTCGAACGCCTGCGCGACGATGCGAAGCTGCCGATGCTCTATGTCAGCCACTCGCTGGACGAGGTCGCTCGGCTGGCCGACGACATCGTCGTGGTGAAGGACGGCCGCACCGTCCTGCAAGGCTCGGTGTTCGACATCCTGACGGGGCTCGAACTGCCGGCGCTGGCGGGCTCGCCGCCGGTGGGGGCGGTGATCGCGGCCACCGTCAGCGCTCATCGCGACGACGGCCTGACCGCGCTCGCCTTCGACGGCGGCACGCTGTTCGTCTCGCGCCTCTCAGATCCCCTGGGGACGCGCCTGCGTCTGCGCGTCCGCGCCGAGGAGATCATGCTGGCTCTGGAGGAGCCGCGCGGCATCAGCGCCAACAACGTCCTCGCCGCCCAGGTCGCGGCGCTGGCCGAGAACGGCCTTCAGGCCGACATCCAGCTTCTCTGCGGCCCGACCCGCCTGATCGCCCGCATCACCAGCGCCTCGGCCCGCCGCCTGGCGCTGGCGCCGGGAAAACCGGTCTTCGCCATCGTCAAATCGGTGACGGTCGATGCGTCCGGCGCGCACCGCGCACCGCTCCCGCCCTAA
- the modB gene encoding molybdate ABC transporter permease subunit: MDGFLTPPESEALLLSLRISAVAVFSALPFAFAAALLLARTRFPGKTLVDGLIHVPLVLPPVAIGFLLLIAFGTRGPVGGWLLHTLGIRFVFSWTGAALASAIITFPFQVRAIRLSLEAIDPGLTAAAQTLGAAWWDRLVNVTLPLALPGIAAGIVTAFAACLGEFGAIITFVSNIPGETRTLPLAIYTALQEPGGEAEAMRLSLLSIALALIFMTLAELVQRRARGPKA; the protein is encoded by the coding sequence ATGGATGGGTTCCTGACACCGCCCGAGAGCGAGGCGCTGCTGCTGTCCCTGCGCATCTCCGCGGTCGCGGTCTTTTCGGCATTGCCCTTCGCCTTCGCCGCCGCTCTGCTGCTGGCGCGCACGCGGTTCCCCGGCAAGACGCTGGTCGATGGGCTGATCCACGTCCCCTTGGTCCTGCCGCCCGTGGCGATCGGCTTCCTGCTCCTGATCGCGTTCGGCACGCGCGGTCCGGTCGGCGGCTGGCTGCTGCACACGCTGGGCATCCGCTTCGTGTTCAGCTGGACGGGCGCCGCGCTCGCCTCCGCCATCATCACCTTTCCCTTCCAGGTCCGCGCCATCCGCCTGTCGCTCGAAGCCATCGATCCCGGCCTGACCGCGGCGGCGCAGACCCTGGGCGCGGCGTGGTGGGACCGCCTCGTCAACGTCACGCTGCCGCTGGCGCTGCCCGGTATCGCCGCTGGCATCGTCACCGCCTTCGCCGCCTGCCTTGGCGAATTCGGCGCCATCATCACCTTCGTCTCCAACATCCCGGGCGAGACGCGCACTTTGCCGCTCGCGATCTACACCGCGCTCCAGGAACCGGGCGGCGAGGCGGAGGCGATGCGCCTGTCGCTGCTCTCCATCGCCCTGGCGCTGATCTTCATGACGCTGGCCGAACTCGTCCAGCGCCGCGCCCGCGGGCCGAAGGCATGA
- a CDS encoding biopolymer transporter ExbD, protein MAMNIGNESGEGEVMVEMNTTPLIDVMLVLLTLLIITLPMQTHAVKLDMPRPNTKPPPTPPVVVTLVVDFDGQIYWNNAPISRATLDSYLSSAASDDPQPEIHLQPNRLAKYDSVAMVLADAQRIGVTHIGFTGIETMQ, encoded by the coding sequence ATGGCAATGAATATCGGCAACGAGTCCGGCGAAGGCGAGGTGATGGTGGAGATGAACACCACGCCGCTGATCGACGTCATGCTCGTGCTGCTTACGCTTCTCATCATCACGCTGCCGATGCAGACCCATGCGGTGAAGCTCGACATGCCGCGTCCCAACACCAAGCCGCCGCCGACTCCGCCGGTGGTGGTGACGCTGGTGGTGGATTTCGACGGTCAGATCTACTGGAACAACGCGCCGATCAGCCGCGCGACGCTGGACAGCTATCTGTCCTCGGCGGCGAGCGACGATCCGCAGCCCGAAATCCATCTCCAGCCGAACCGGCTGGCGAAGTACGATTCCGTGGCGATGGTGCTGGCCGATGCGCAGCGCATCGGGGTGACTCATATCGGGTTCACCGGCATCGAAACCATGCAGTGA
- a CDS encoding biopolymer transporter ExbD, translating to MAMNVQSADHGDDPDLNTTINTTPLVDVMLVLLIIFLVTIPVIVKVTPVHLPNYRNIATLTKPENIVIAVDKDENIYYNNAPIDSSELKDRLEDALRRAIAAGKPLPEVHIRADRNVRFQAVGRVVFACQLAGIQKVGFLTEPHNDEPQ from the coding sequence ATGGCTATGAATGTTCAGTCCGCCGATCACGGCGACGATCCGGATCTGAACACGACCATCAACACCACCCCGCTGGTGGACGTGATGCTCGTGCTTCTCATCATCTTCCTGGTCACCATTCCGGTGATCGTGAAGGTGACGCCGGTCCATCTTCCGAATTATCGCAACATCGCGACGCTCACGAAGCCGGAAAATATCGTCATCGCGGTCGATAAGGACGAAAACATCTACTACAACAACGCTCCCATCGACTCGAGTGAACTGAAGGATCGGCTTGAGGATGCGTTGCGCCGCGCGATTGCCGCCGGCAAGCCGCTTCCCGAAGTGCATATCCGCGCCGACCGCAACGTTCGCTTCCAGGCGGTGGGCCGCGTCGTGTTCGCCTGTCAGCTTGCCGGCATCCAGAAGGTCGGCTTCCTGACGGAACCGCACAACGATGAGCCCCAGTGA
- a CDS encoding MotA/TolQ/ExbB proton channel family protein translates to MTLKTLTIAAAFVLISGLGASQALAQTTPPPEPTMAAPGGTPAAAPAPAAPAIAAPAPTPASTDNPYGLEDIVKKGNPVSLTVLALLAVMSAGTWYIFFMKFFEQSRILTQARVVEKRFWTSGTLAEGVDKLPKNSMFRSVADAGIRASQGGTSLVGLNDWIAMSLTRQLEDANSRLQGSIAFLASVGSTAPFVGLFGTVWGILQALIAIGVAGQASIDKVAGPVGEALIMTAIGLMVAVPAVLIYNYLVRRNKVIQEKLRGFAGDLQTYLITKSK, encoded by the coding sequence ATGACCTTGAAGACCCTGACGATCGCAGCCGCCTTCGTCCTGATTTCGGGCCTCGGCGCAAGCCAGGCTCTCGCCCAGACCACGCCTCCGCCCGAGCCCACCATGGCCGCTCCCGGCGGCACCCCGGCCGCCGCGCCGGCGCCCGCCGCTCCGGCGATCGCCGCACCGGCGCCCACGCCGGCCTCCACCGACAATCCGTACGGCCTGGAAGACATCGTGAAGAAGGGCAATCCGGTCTCGCTGACCGTTCTGGCCCTGCTCGCCGTCATGTCGGCCGGCACCTGGTATATCTTCTTCATGAAGTTCTTCGAGCAGTCGCGGATCCTGACCCAGGCCCGCGTGGTCGAGAAGCGCTTCTGGACCTCCGGCACGCTGGCCGAGGGCGTCGACAAGCTGCCCAAGAACTCGATGTTCCGCAGCGTCGCCGATGCCGGCATCCGCGCCAGCCAGGGCGGCACCAGCCTCGTCGGTCTCAACGACTGGATCGCGATGTCGCTGACCCGCCAGCTCGAGGACGCCAATTCGCGCCTGCAGGGCTCGATCGCGTTCCTCGCCTCGGTCGGCTCGACCGCTCCGTTCGTCGGTCTGTTCGGCACGGTGTGGGGCATTCTGCAGGCCCTCATCGCGATCGGCGTCGCCGGTCAGGCCTCGATCGACAAGGTCGCCGGTCCGGTCGGTGAGGCGCTGATCATGACCGCCATCGGTCTGATGGTCGCGGTGCCCGCGGTGTTGATCTACAACTACCTCGTTCGCCGCAACAAGGTCATCCAGGAAAAGCTGCGCGGCTTCGCGGGCGACCTGCAGACCTACCTGATCACCAAGAGCAAGTAG
- a CDS encoding TonB family protein yields MEQPTHDLRAHIPDAVEGTSTRSVSLLVVIGIHIGLAFALIAGLKAGLIDKLPEELKAEVVQPKDEVKPPPPPPPDLAKPPPPFVPPPEINIATDAPVTNAITAVQAVAPTAPAPVQAAPVVTPSKAVGRTHDCQSLYPALSQKLNESGTVVIHYDVGTDGAISNVGVSRSSGSDRLDQAAVNCVASKWRNTPAMQGETPVASPNHQAAIQFKLQ; encoded by the coding sequence ATGGAACAACCAACACACGATCTAAGAGCCCACATCCCGGACGCCGTTGAGGGGACCAGCACGCGCTCGGTCAGCCTTCTGGTGGTCATCGGGATTCACATCGGTCTTGCCTTCGCGCTGATCGCCGGTCTCAAGGCGGGCCTGATCGACAAGCTGCCCGAGGAATTGAAGGCCGAAGTCGTGCAGCCCAAGGACGAGGTGAAGCCGCCGCCGCCGCCGCCGCCGGATCTGGCGAAGCCGCCGCCGCCCTTCGTGCCGCCGCCGGAAATCAACATCGCCACCGACGCGCCGGTGACCAACGCGATCACCGCCGTGCAGGCCGTCGCGCCGACCGCGCCGGCGCCGGTGCAGGCTGCTCCGGTCGTCACGCCGTCCAAGGCGGTCGGCCGCACGCATGACTGCCAGTCGCTGTATCCGGCCCTGTCGCAGAAGCTGAACGAATCCGGCACCGTCGTGATCCACTACGATGTCGGCACCGACGGCGCGATCTCGAATGTCGGTGTCAGCCGGTCCAGCGGTTCGGACCGCCTGGATCAGGCGGCGGTGAACTGCGTTGCCTCGAAATGGCGTAATACACCCGCCATGCAGGGCGAAACGCCGGTCGCCTCGCCCAATCACCAAGCCGCCATCCAATTCAAGCTTCAGTAA
- a CDS encoding VOC family protein produces the protein MRYLHTMVRVGDLDAALDFYCAKLGLTELRRIENKMGRFTLVFLATPEDAATGGGDGIPMVELTYNWDEKDYSGGRNFGHLAYRVSDIYAVCQRLMDGGVTINRPPRDGNMAFVRSPDGISIELLQEGAALPPQEPWSSMPNVGSW, from the coding sequence ATGCGCTATCTCCACACCATGGTCCGCGTCGGCGATCTCGATGCCGCGTTGGATTTTTATTGCGCGAAGCTCGGCCTGACGGAACTTCGCCGGATCGAAAACAAGATGGGCCGCTTCACGCTGGTCTTCCTGGCGACGCCCGAGGATGCCGCGACCGGGGGCGGCGACGGCATCCCAATGGTTGAGCTTACATACAATTGGGACGAGAAGGATTATTCCGGCGGGCGGAATTTCGGTCACCTCGCCTACCGGGTCAGCGACATTTACGCAGTATGCCAACGGCTGATGGACGGCGGCGTCACGATCAACCGCCCGCCGCGCGACGGCAACATGGCCTTCGTGCGCTCGCCCGACGGCATCTCGATCGAATTGCTGCAGGAGGGCGCGGCCCTGCCGCCGCAAGAGCCGTGGTCCTCGATGCCCAATGTCGGAAGCTGGTAG
- a CDS encoding low specificity L-threonine aldolase, with protein sequence MNFASDNHYGASAKILGAVAGIGQAPAPAYGNDPVTRRVTERLSEIFERAVAAYPVINGTTANALALATLVPPHGAVLCHAEAHIAVDECGAPEFFTHGAKLVPIEGADGKLTPAAIEKALKHFQKGFVHHAQPAAISLTQATELGTVYTPDELKAISALARAEGLKLHVDGARFANALAGLGCTPAELSWKSGVDVLSFGATKNGALAAEAVIFFDPRDAADFEYRRKKSGHLLSKMRFVSAQLDAYLDDDHWLANARHANGLARRLAQGLARAKDVTVAHPVQANAVFARMPVALAAKLRAAGAVFYDWGVPEDGLVLARLMLSFATPEEDVAKLIETAG encoded by the coding sequence ATGAACTTCGCGAGCGACAACCATTACGGCGCCTCGGCGAAAATCCTGGGCGCGGTGGCGGGAATCGGACAGGCGCCGGCCCCGGCCTATGGCAACGATCCCGTCACCCGGCGCGTGACGGAGCGCCTGAGCGAGATCTTCGAGCGCGCGGTCGCGGCCTATCCGGTGATCAACGGCACCACCGCCAATGCGCTGGCGCTCGCCACGCTGGTGCCGCCGCATGGCGCGGTCTTGTGCCACGCCGAAGCCCATATCGCGGTCGACGAATGCGGCGCGCCGGAATTCTTCACCCATGGCGCCAAGCTCGTGCCGATCGAGGGCGCCGACGGCAAGCTGACGCCGGCGGCGATCGAAAAGGCGCTGAAGCATTTCCAGAAGGGCTTCGTGCATCACGCCCAGCCGGCGGCGATCAGCCTGACACAGGCGACCGAGCTCGGCACGGTCTATACGCCGGACGAGCTGAAGGCGATCTCGGCGCTGGCGCGCGCGGAAGGCCTGAAGCTGCATGTCGACGGGGCGCGGTTCGCCAACGCGCTGGCCGGGCTCGGCTGCACGCCGGCGGAGCTTTCGTGGAAGAGCGGGGTGGACGTGCTGTCCTTCGGCGCGACCAAGAACGGCGCGCTGGCGGCCGAGGCGGTGATCTTCTTCGATCCCCGCGACGCGGCCGATTTCGAATACCGGCGCAAGAAATCGGGCCATCTGCTTTCGAAGATGCGGTTCGTATCGGCGCAGCTCGACGCCTATCTCGACGACGATCACTGGCTCGCCAATGCCAGGCACGCCAATGGGCTGGCGCGGCGGCTGGCGCAGGGCCTGGCGCGGGCGAAGGACGTGACGGTGGCCCATCCGGTGCAGGCCAATGCGGTGTTCGCGCGCATGCCGGTGGCGCTGGCCGCGAAGCTGCGTGCGGCGGGCGCGGTGTTCTACGACTGGGGCGTGCCCGAGGACGGGCTCGTGCTGGCGCGCCTGATGCTCTCCTTCGCGACGCCGGAAGAGGACGTGGCGAAGCTGATCGAGACGGCGGGCTAA